From Schizosaccharomyces pombe strain 972h- genome assembly, chromosome: II, the proteins below share one genomic window:
- the mug168 gene encoding protein mug168 yields the protein MRMDGSDFEDRKVSKPSPVLPFDVSNIGDLSQGVHSPLGISHFDSKNPTPFGRSTKNSVYEYETVTPYSRFKVDKKFGSATSVSPVHTKAEEPGLGLTPMNSADFSNKIASRYRS from the coding sequence ATGAGGATGGATGGCTCTGATTTTGAAGATCGAAAAGTTAGTAAACCGAGCCCGGTATTACCTTTTGATGTTAGCAACATTGGTGATTTGAGTCAAGGGGTACACTCACCGTTGGGTATTTCGCATTTCGATTCCAAAAATCCAACGCCATTTGGCAgatcaacaaaaaattctgTTTATGAGTATGAAACAGTTACGCCATATTCAAGATTTAAAGTTGATAAGAAATTTGGATCAGCGACTTCGGTATCTCCAGTTCACACCAAAGCTGAAGAACCTGGTCTTGGTTTAACTCCGATGAATAGTGCGGATTTCTCTAACAAAATAGCTAGTAGATATAGGTCCTAA
- the mef2 gene encoding mitochondrial translation elongation factor G: MLRIVWKPLKIRLPVWRRYQSNISINSIRNVGIIAHIDAGKTTLTEKMLYYGGFTSHFGNVDTGDTVMDYLPAERQRGITINSAAISFTWRNQRINLIDTPGHADFTFEVERSVAVLDGAVAIIDGSAGVEAQTKVVWKQATKRGIPKVIFVNKMDRVGSSLGSTIRSIYTNLDCPYPLVLQLPVYSDGLQERKFLGILDILQQKMILWDTSDNKLGTDGTHVQELPIPESHMERFIEARNALVMSLCDVDETLCDEYLENEDSLAFTNDRLFKIIKQKTISGNVVPVLCGSSLKNIAVQPIMDAIIDYLPSPVEFYEKNASKETSSDKIISLDKRPLLAKIFKVIHHASRGILTYVRVNEGTLSRGMMMFNPRTKKSERAIRLYNVFADQTQEVDCISAGNIGVISGIKQFHTGDIIINKENSKNFHEYLSGNQSVISIPEPVCIASIEPYSLKDEPALLEALANMNREDPSFRYTQDLENGQLLIQGMGIMHLQVSYERLVSEFGARASLGKVQVGYRETLIDVSFNSVTLSTENKENLIINVYLIPISDEGDETLKKYFSEGEIQKVRSKGQEDGVLFYGWKPENSCTLPDHLSFQRIQENIYFGIVAGLSHGPLHGFPLTNLQSFCTISSFLSNDFPLSLLTQASMKATKNAVFSLYKRSPKSFRILEPYMDVTITTPEEYVGIVSKDLVGKRGATIKEITEIGKNAASKDSQIAIGILGERYLPADEPSSVKANNASSLLQSSSVIKCIRAQVPLEQILDYNSVISSLTKGNAKFLMSHPMESQTPKLVNYGSSFHPMSMQRQKRIFP; the protein is encoded by the exons ATGCTTCGGATTGTATGGAAGCCATTAAAAATTCGGTTACCAGTATGGAGACGATATCAATCAAATATATCAATAAATTCTATTAGAAATGTGGGCATCATCGCTCACATTGATGCT GGAAAAACTACTTTGACAGAAAAGATGCTATATTACGGAGGTTTTACTAGCCACTTTGGCAATGTTGATACAGGAGATACGGTTATGGATTATTTGCCTGCAGAACGCCAGCGCGGAATTACTATTAACTCTGCCGCAATTAGCTTCACTTGGAGAAATCAAAGAATCAATTTAATTGATACCCCTGGCCATGCTGATTTTACCTTTGAAGTTGAACGGTCAGTAGCAGTATTAGACGGTGCTGTAGCCATTATAGATGGTAGTGCTGGTGTTGAAGCCCAAACGAAAGTTGTATGGAAACAAGCTACCAAACGCGGCATTCCAAAGGTTATTTTTGTCAATAAAATGGATCGTGTAGGTTCTAGCTTGGGTAGCACCATTCGTTCTATATACACCAATTTAGACTGTCCATATCCCCTTGTACTTCAATTGCCAGTATATTCAGATGGATTACAAGAAAGGAAGTTTTTAGGCATTTTGGATATTTTGCAGcagaaaatgattttgtGGGATACATCTGACAACAAGTTAGGAACAGATGGTACACATGTTCAGGAGCTTCCAATTCCGGAATCACACATGGAGAGATTTATAGAAGCGAGAAATGCATTAGTCATGAGCCTTTGCGATGTTGACGAAACATTATGCGATGAATACCTTGAGAATGAGGATTCACTCGCTTTCACTAATGACcgtttatttaaaattatcaaacaGAAAACAATTTCTGGCAATGTAGTTCCAGTTTTATGCGGATCTTCTCTTAAAAATATAGCCGTTCAGCCCATCATGGATGCGATCATTGATTATCTTCCTAGTCCTGTagaattttatgaaaaaaatgcttcaaaAGAAACGAGTAGTGACAAAATAATCTCCCTGGATAAACGTCCTTTGCTTGCAAAGATTTTCAAGGTTATACATCATGCTTCTAGGGGAATTCTCACATATGTCAGAGTCAATGAAGGGACTTTAAGCCGAGGAATGATGATGTTTAATCCAAGAACTAAAAAGTCAGAAAGAGCAATTCGTTTATACAATGTATTCGCTGACCAGACTCAAGAAGTTGATTGCATTTCCGCTGGAAACATAGGAGTGATTAGTGGGATTAAACAATTTCATACCGGAGATATCATTATTAATAAAGAGaactcaaaaaattttcatgaGTACCTTTCTGGAAATCAAAGTGTTATCAGTATTCCTGAACCTGTTTGCATTGCTTCTATAGAACCTTATTCGCTAAAAGATGAACCCGCACTTTTAGAAGCATTGGCTAACATGAATCGTGAAGATCCTTCATTTAGATATACCCAAGATTTAGAGAATGGACAACTATTGATACAAGGGATGGGCATTATGCATTTACAAGTTTCTTATGAAAGACTGGTGTCTGAATTTGGAGCTCGAGCATCTTTAGGAAAAGTTCAAGTTGGTTATCGTGAAACTTTGATTGATGTAAGCTTTAATTCAGTTACCTTAAGCacagaaaataaagagaaTCTCATTATTAATGTTTACTTAATCCCTATTTCTGATGAAGGAGATGAAaccttgaaaaaatatttttctgaaGGTGAGATCCAAAAAGTTCGAAGTAAAGGGCAAGAAGATGGAGTTTTGTTTTATGGCTGGAAGCCGGAAAACTCGTGTACTTTACCGGATCATCTCTCTTTCCAACGTATTCAAGAAAACATCTACTTTGGAATAGTTGCAGGTCTATCGCATGGGCCTTTACATGGGTTTCCTCTCACGAATTTGCAGTCATTTTGTaccatttcttcttttctatCTAATGACTTTCCGTTGTCACTTTTGACACAAGCATCGATGAAAGCTACCAAAAATGCagtattttcattatacaAGAGAAGTCCCAAAAGTTTCAGAATATTAGAACCTTATATGGATGTTACAATTACAACTCCTGAAGAATATGTTGGTATTGTTTCTAAAGATCTTGTAGGCAAGCGGGGAGCCACGATCAAAGAAATTACAGAGATTGGAAAGAATGCTGCTTCGAAAGACTCGCAGATAGCGATAGGAATATTAGGTGAAAGATATCTACCAGCTGATGAACCTAGTTCTGTTAAAGCAAACAATGCTTCTTCTCTACTACAGAGTTCATCTGTCATTAAATGTATTCGTGCTCAGGTGCCTTTGGAGCAGATTCTCGACTACAACAGTGTTATAAGCTCTTTAACAAAAGGTAATGCAAAATTTCTTATGTCTCATCCTATGGAATCTCAAACTCCCAAGCTGGTCAATTACGGTTCTTCCTTTCATCCTATGTCTATGCAGAGACAAAAACGAATATTTCCTTAA
- the tcg1 gene encoding single-stranded telomeric-binding protein Tgc1 — MMSAEETVTQNAPNTVQDQVEASVDAAVHASAEQSNTPAQQADDFRVFVGRLSTSTKKSEIRSLFETVGTVRKVTIPFRRVRRGTRLVPSGIAFVTFNNQEDVDKAIETLNGKTLDDREIVVQKARPVQEQPIKDRKKSKNKNGEEPETSTSVENAESAKGSSDENEANTATAPSSNEANGVDKKQNEIKGKGGSGKNKAKPLPPNSIYVSGLSVTLTNEGLKEMFDAYNPTRARIAVRSLPPYIIRRIKLRGEQRRGRGFGFVSFANAEDQSRAIEEMNGKQVGDLTLVVKSAVFREDKQNDENEKNENEPIEASESAPTNVSDSTEPKASEVDSEEKSGVTASAITA, encoded by the exons ATGATGTCCGCTGAGGAAACTGTAACCCAAAACGCTCCTAATACTGTTCAAGATCAAGTTGAAGCATCTGTAGATGCTGCTGTACATGCATCTGCAGAACAATCTAACACACCTGCTCAACAAGCGGACGACTTTCGTGTTTTTGTAGGGCGTTTAAGTACGTCTACCAAAAAGAGTGAAATCCGTTCATTGTTTGAAACGGTTGGTACTGT TCGTAAAGTAACTATTCCTTTTCGTCGTGTTCGCCGTGGTACCCGTCTCGTACCTTCTGGCATTGCTTTTGTTACATTCAACAATCAGGAGGATGTTGACAAAGCTATAGAGACATTGAATGGTAAAACATTGGATGATCGCGAGATTGTTGTTCAAAAAGCTCGTCCTGTCCAAGAGCAACCTATAAAAGATAGGAAAAAG tcaaaaaataaaaatggtgAAGAACCTGAAACTTCAACTTCTGTCGAAAATGCTGAATCTGCTAAGGGCTCCAgtgatgaaaatgaagctAATACCGCAACAGCTCCTTCAAGTAATGAAGCAAATGGTGTCGATAAGAAACAAAATGAGATCAAAGGAAAGGGTGGGTCTGGTAAAAACAAGGCTAAGCCTTTGCCTCCCAACTCTATTTATGTTTCAGGCCTCTCCGTTACTTTAACAAATGAAGGCCTTAAAGAAATGTTCGATGCTTACAATCCTACTCGTGCTCGTATTGCTGTTCGTTCCCTTCCTCCTTATATTATTCGCCGTATAAAATTACGTGGTGAGCAACGTCGTGGTCGTGGTTTTGGATTTGTGTCTTTTGCTAATGCTGAGGATCAATCCAGAGCTATTGAGGAAATGAATGGAAAGCAAGTAGGTGACCTTACTTTGGTTGTTAAAAGTGCTGTCTTCCGTGAAGATAAgcaaaatgatgaaaatgaaaaaaatgaaaacgaACCTATTGAGGCTTCAGAATCTGCTCCCACTAACGTGTCTGATTCTACTGAGCCCAAAGCATCTGAGGTTGACtcagaagaaaaatcaGGCGTTACTGCTAGTGCTATAACTGCCTAA
- the egt2 gene encoding ergothioneine biosynthesis methyltransferase Egt2 — MAENNVYGHEMKKHFMLDPDYVNVNNGSCGTESLAVYNKHVQLLKEAQSKPDFMCNAYMPMYMEATRNEVAKLIGADSSNIVFCNSATDGISTVLLTFPWEQNDEILMLNVAYPTCTYAADFAKNQHNLRLDVIDVGVEIDEDLFLKEVEQRFLQSKPRAFICDILSSMPVILFPWEKVVKLCKKYNIVSIIDGAHAIGHIPMNLANVDPDFLFTNAHKWLNSPAACTVLYVSAKNHNLIEALPLSYGYGLREKESIAVDTLTNRFVNSFKQDLPKFIAVGEAIKFRKSIGGEEKIQQYCHEIALKGAEIISKELGTSFIKPPYPVAMVNVEVPLRNIPSIETQKVFWPKYNTFLRFMEFKGKFYTRLSGAVYLEESDFYYIAKVIKDFCSL, encoded by the coding sequence atggCTGAAAACAACGTCTACGGCcatgaaatgaaaaagcattttatgCTTGATCCCGATTACGTGAATGTAAATAACGGAAGTTGTGGAACAGAATCTCTTGCTGTTTACAATAAACATGTCCAACTTTTAAAGGAAGCTCAGAGCAAGCCAGATTTTATGTGCAATGCCTATATGCCGATGTACATGGAGGCTACTCGAAATGAAGTTGCCAAGCTGATAGGCGCGGATTCAAGTAATATAGTTTTTTGCAATTCCGCTACAGATGGGATTAGTACGGTTTTGTTGACATTTCCGTGGGAACAGAATGATGAGATATTGATGCTAAATGTTGCCTATCCTACTTGTACATATGCCGCTGATTTTGCAAAGAATCAGCATAATTTACGATTAGACGTTATCGATGTTGGGGTGgaaattgatgaagatCTATTCCTTAAAGAAGTAGAACAGCGTTTTTTGCAGTCCAAGCCGAGAGCATTTATCTGTGATATTTTAAGTTCTATGCCCGTTATCTTGTTTCCTTGGGAAAAAGTCGTAAAGCTTTGTAAAAAGTATAATATTGTTAGCATTATTGATGGTGCTCATGCCATAGGTCATATTCCTATGAATTTGGCTAATGTTGATCctgattttttgtttaccaaTGCTCATAAATGGTTAAACTCACCAGCTGCATGCACTGTACTCTATGTCTCAGCTAAAAATCACAATCTCATCGAAGCACTTCCTCTCTCATACGGTTATGGATTAAGAGAAAAGGAATCAATTGCCGTAGATACTCTTACCAATCGGTTTGTCAATTCTTTCAAGCAAGATTTACCTAAGTTTATAGCTGTTGGTGAGGCTATTAAGTTTCGAAAATCCATTGGAGGGGAAGAAAAGATTCAACAATATTGTCATGAAATAGCTTTAAAGGGAGCCGAAATTATTTCTAAAGAACTGGGCACTTCCTTTATCAAACCTCCATACCCAGTTGCAATGGTAAACGTCGAAGTTCCCTTACGCAACATTCCCTCCATAGAAACACAGAAAGTATTTTGGCCTAAATATAATACATTCCTTCGATTTATGGaatttaaaggaaaattttaCACTAGACTTAGCGGTGCGGTGTATTTAGAAGAATCAGATTTCTATTATATTGCTAAAGTTATTAAAGACTTCTGCTCTCTTTGA
- the ssb1 gene encoding DNA replication factor A subunit Ssb1, translating into MAERLSVGALRIINTSDASSFPPNPILQVLTVKELNSNPTSGAPKRYRVVLSDSINYAQSMLSTQLNHLVAENKLQKGAFVQLTQFTVNVMKERKILIVLGLNVLTELGVMDKIGNPAGLETVDALRQQQNEQNNASAPRTGISTSTNSFYGNNAAATAPAPPPMMKKPAAPNSLSTIIYPIEGLSPYQNKWTIRARVTNKSEVKHWHNQRGEGKLFSVNLLDESGEIRATGFNDQVDAFYDILQEGSVYYISRCRVNIAKKQYTNVQNEYELMFERDTEIRKAEDQTAVPVAKFSFVSLQEVGDVAKDAVIDVIGVLQNVGPVQQITSRATSRGFDKRDITIVDQTGYEMRVTLWGKTAIEFSVSEESILAFKGVKVNDFQGRSLSMLTSSTMSVDPDIQESHLLKGWYDGQGRGQEFAKHSVISSTLSTTGRSAERKNIAEVQAEHLGMSETPDYFSLKGTIVYIRKKNVSYPACPAADCNKKVFDQGGSWRCEKCNKEYDAPQYRYIITIAVGDHTGQLWLNVFDDVGKLIMHKTADELNDLQENDENAFMNCMAEACYMPYIFQCRAKQDNFKGEMRVRYTVMSINQMDWKEESKRLINFIESAQ; encoded by the exons ATGGCTGAGCGATTATCCGTGGGTGCACTTCGTATAATCAA TACATCCGATGCTTCGTCTTTTCCTCCTAATCCAATTCTCCAAGTCTTAACCGTGAAGGAGCTAAACTCAAATCCAACTTCTGGTGCTCCTAAAAGATATCGTGTTGTCCTTTCCGATTCAATCAATTATGCGCAATCTATGTTAAGCACCCAGCTGAACCATTTGGTTGCCGAAAATAAACTTCAAAAAGGAGCGTTCGTACAGCTTACCCAATTCACTGTAAACGTtatgaaagaaagaaaaattttgattgttCTTGGTTTGAATGTTTTAACTGAACTTGGCGTAATGGATAAAATTGGTAATCCCGCTGGTTTAGAAACAGTTGACGCTTTACGGCAGCAGCAAAATGAGCAAAACAATGCTAGCGCACCACGAACAGGTATTTCGACAAGCACTAACTCATTTTATGGAAACAATGCTGCAGCTACAGCACCGGCTCCACCTCCCATGATGAAGAAGCCAGCAGCGCCGAATAGCCTTAGCACAATAATCTACCCAATTGAAGGTCTCTCTCCATATCAGAATAAATGGACTATTCGTGCCCGTGTTACTAACAAATCTGAGGTTAAACATTGGCATAATCAACGAGGTGAAGGAAAGCTTTTTAGCGTAAATTTACTCGATGAAAGTGGGGAGATTCGTGCAACAGGCTTTAATGACCAGGTTGATGCTTTTTATGATATCTTACAGGAAGGTTCGGTTTATTATATATCTCGTTGTCGTGTGaacattgcaaaaaaacaatatacCAATGTTCAAAACGAGTATGAGCTGATGTTTGAACGTGATACTGAAATAAGGAAAGCTGAGGATCAAACTGCCGTCCCCGTTGCGAAGTTTAGTTTTGTTTCTCTACAAGAAGTCGGCGATGTTGCCAAAGATGCTGTTATCGATGTAATTGGTGTACTCCAAAACGTTGGACCAGTTCAACAAATTACCAGTCGTGCAACTTCTCGTGGATTTGACAAGCGTGATATCACTATCGTTGACCAAACAGGATATGAAATGCGTGTTACGCTTTGGGGAAAGACAGCTATTGAATTCTCTGTTTCTGAAGAAAGTATTCTCGCTTTCAAAGGAGTTAAAGTTAATGACTTTCAAGGACGCTCTTTGTCAATGTTAACTAGCAGCACCATGTCGGTAGATCCAGATATCCAGGAATCTCATTTGTTAAAAGGTTGGTATGATGGACAGGGTAGAGGGCAGGAATTTGCCAAACATAGCGTAATTTCATCTACTTTATCTACTACTGGAAGGAGTGCTGAACGTAAAAATATTGCTGAGGTTCAAGCCGAACATCTGGGAATGTCAGAAACACCCGATTATTTTAGCTTAAAGGGCAccattgtttacattcgAAAGAAAAACGTGTCATATCCTGCTTGCCCTGCTGCTGATTGCAACAAAAAGGTTTTTGATCAAGGTGGCTCCTGGCGATGTGAGAAATGTAATAAAGAATATGATGCTCCTCAATACCGTTATATTATAACTATTGCTGTAGGTGATCATACGGGACAACTCTGGCTCAACGTCTTTGACGACGTCGGTAAATTAATCATGCATAAAACGGCAGACGAATTGAATGATCTACAAGAAAACGACGAAAATGCCTTTATGAATTGTATGGCAGAAGCTTGCTATATGCCATATATCTTTCAATGTCGTGCTAAGCAAGACAATTTTAAAGGTGAAATGCGAGTACGCTATACAGTGATGTCAATTAATCAAATGGACTGGAAGGAAGAGTCTAAAAGATTGATAAATTTCATTGAGTCTGCTCAATAA